In Ptiloglossa arizonensis isolate GNS036 chromosome 6, iyPtiAriz1_principal, whole genome shotgun sequence, a single window of DNA contains:
- the Mrps24 gene encoding mitochondrial ribosomal protein S24 isoform X3: MVVVQNTISKRYVHVSTVCNKSQSGRYRIKAGQLQYLTYEMANPPHFIAARKSWNSWNTSNIKDGNRPSETAVDDMFIRKFISGTWHNLCGSETIIKRQHNIVRIAFILKRKIIARKIYFLLGYTEEFLSYWLQCPVKLEIVTADPNDTIYKVI; encoded by the exons ATG GTAGTAGTTCAAAATACAATATCAAAAAGATATGTACATGTTAGTACAGTATGTAACAAATCACAATCAGGACGTTATAGAATTAAAGCAGGTCAACTTCAATACCTAACATATGAAATGGCAAATCCGCCTCATTTTATTGCTGCTAGGAAATCTTGGAATTCTTGGAATACGT CAAATATAAAAGATGGTAATAGACCATCAGAGACAGCTGTAGATGATATGTTTATAAGAAAATTCATAAGCGGAACATGGCATAATCTATGTGGAAGTGAAACAATTATTAAGCGACAGCATAACATAGTTAGAATTGCTTTTATTCTTAAACGAAAAATTATAGctagaaaaatatactttttattGGGTTATACTGAAGAATTCTTAAGTTATTGGTTGCAATGTCCAGTCAAATTGGAAATAGTAACAGCTGATCCAAATGATACTATATACAAAGTAATATAA
- the LOC143148370 gene encoding terpene synthase-like: MKRYEDVIPCIGNQDEDQILLQPFNYLRQFRGNQGEEKLFDIFNLWLKIPEDKLRAIKDIIHVTYICTILSDDIQDNAFFRWGIPAAHHVYGIAATLNTITHIANIAIQKMIIYNHFESLQVYIEKTIELHRGQGLEIYWRDNNICPSESEFKQMTIQKTGGMFKLIVGLMQQFSEYKEDFTFLLETLAIYIQIRNDYFNLQYEKNTLKKIYADDLTIGNFSFPIVHAIQSHPEDTQIMRILLQRPTDHDMKRYCVELIEKFGSFAYTRTGHKTKG; this comes from the exons ATGAAGCGGTACGAAGATGTTATACCGTGTATTGGTAATCAGGACGAGGACCAG ATATTACTACAACCATTTAATTATCTTCGACAATTTCGTGGAAACCAGGGTGAAGAGAagttattcgatattttcaatCTATGGTTAAAAATACCAGAGGACAAACTTCGTGCTATCAAAGATATAATACACGTAACTTATATTTGCACCATCTT aTCCGATGATATTCAAGACAATGCATTTTTTAGATGGGGTATACCTGCAGCTCATCATGTTTATGGAATAGCTGCTACATTAAATACTATAACTCATATTGCAAATATTGCCATTcaaaaaatgattatttataATCATTTCGAG AGTCTACAAGTATATATAGAAAAGACAATAGAATTGCACAGAGGACAAGGTTTGGAAATTTATTGGAGGGACAATAATATTTGTCCATCTGAATCTGAGTTTAAGCAGATGACCATTCAAA AAACAGGGGGAATGTTCAAGCTAATTGTCGGCTTAATGCAACAATTTTCTGAATATAAAGAAGATTTTACATTCTTACTGGAAACCCTAGCCATTTATATTCAAATTCGAaatgattattttaatttacagtACGAAAAG AACACTTTGAAGAAAATTTACGCCGATGATCTGACAATAGGAAATTTCAGTTTTCCTATTGTGCATGCTATACAAAGTCATCCAGAAGATACGCAAATAATGA GAATtctactacaacggcctacggacCATGACATGAAACGATATTGTGTTGAACTAATAGAAAAGTTTGGATCGTTTGCTTACACAAGAACTGGACACAAAACTAAGGGATGA
- the Mrps24 gene encoding mitochondrial ribosomal protein S24 isoform X1: protein MNLMSYMRSVNVVVQNTISKRYVHVSTVCNKSQSGRYRIKAGQLQYLTYEMANPPHFIAARKSWNSWNTSNIKDGNRPSETAVDDMFIRKFISGTWHNLCGSETIIKRQHNIVRIAFILKRKIIARKIYFLLGYTEEFLSYWLQCPVKLEIVTADPNDTIYKVI from the exons ATGAATTTGATGTCTTATATGCGTTCTGTAAAT GTAGTAGTTCAAAATACAATATCAAAAAGATATGTACATGTTAGTACAGTATGTAACAAATCACAATCAGGACGTTATAGAATTAAAGCAGGTCAACTTCAATACCTAACATATGAAATGGCAAATCCGCCTCATTTTATTGCTGCTAGGAAATCTTGGAATTCTTGGAATACGT CAAATATAAAAGATGGTAATAGACCATCAGAGACAGCTGTAGATGATATGTTTATAAGAAAATTCATAAGCGGAACATGGCATAATCTATGTGGAAGTGAAACAATTATTAAGCGACAGCATAACATAGTTAGAATTGCTTTTATTCTTAAACGAAAAATTATAGctagaaaaatatactttttattGGGTTATACTGAAGAATTCTTAAGTTATTGGTTGCAATGTCCAGTCAAATTGGAAATAGTAACAGCTGATCCAAATGATACTATATACAAAGTAATATAA
- the Mrps24 gene encoding mitochondrial ribosomal protein S24 isoform X2 has product MNLMSYMRSVVVQNTISKRYVHVSTVCNKSQSGRYRIKAGQLQYLTYEMANPPHFIAARKSWNSWNTSNIKDGNRPSETAVDDMFIRKFISGTWHNLCGSETIIKRQHNIVRIAFILKRKIIARKIYFLLGYTEEFLSYWLQCPVKLEIVTADPNDTIYKVI; this is encoded by the exons ATGAATTTGATGTCTTATATGCGTTCT GTAGTAGTTCAAAATACAATATCAAAAAGATATGTACATGTTAGTACAGTATGTAACAAATCACAATCAGGACGTTATAGAATTAAAGCAGGTCAACTTCAATACCTAACATATGAAATGGCAAATCCGCCTCATTTTATTGCTGCTAGGAAATCTTGGAATTCTTGGAATACGT CAAATATAAAAGATGGTAATAGACCATCAGAGACAGCTGTAGATGATATGTTTATAAGAAAATTCATAAGCGGAACATGGCATAATCTATGTGGAAGTGAAACAATTATTAAGCGACAGCATAACATAGTTAGAATTGCTTTTATTCTTAAACGAAAAATTATAGctagaaaaatatactttttattGGGTTATACTGAAGAATTCTTAAGTTATTGGTTGCAATGTCCAGTCAAATTGGAAATAGTAACAGCTGATCCAAATGATACTATATACAAAGTAATATAA
- the LOC143148187 gene encoding uncharacterized protein LOC143148187, translating to MVPTMPPDSHKISLKIIEAIKQHPVLYSAEVKGSSFKLQEFRQKVWKRISDELGLDPTWVRLRWKNLRDTYCRILKYKNRTEKGVRRKKWIFEDHLSFLKFPYESDYQPQSIELTEEYIQDINAGGISSEGLLEQLEDRNDEDYSEYLEVLEETTADPVLDCDSVELNDNEDGAVKSLEIEETIQLDINTYTQQIQSKYRKIRPKKMIVEPLEVPTTYNIIKTSPFKSRTVDTPIFVSTPAANSTIKNSSKIENNYDQVYLAPEGKSSIELFFDSMAQTVKRLPSKAQADIKMNICKIVTEAELRYSGHNTPQSTQQFIAPPGMIPKLVLIPCNMIDAQNNKG from the exons atgGTGCCGACGATGCCGCCTGATTCGCATAAAATTTCACTGAAGATCATCGAGGCGATAAAACAGCATCCAGTTTTATATAGTGCTGAAGTGAAAGGTTCCTCGTTTAAGCTTCAGGAGTTCCGGCAGAAAGTCTGGAAGAGGATTTCCGATGAACTTGGTCTTGATC CTACATGGGTGAGGTTACGATGGAAAAACTTAAGGGACACCTATTGCCGCAtacttaaatacaaaaatagaacAGAAAAAGGAGTTCGTAGAAAAAAATGGATTTTTGAAGATCATCTAAGTTTTTTAAAATTCCC GTATGAATCCGACTATCAGCCACAAAGTATAGAATTAACAGAAGAATATATTCAAGATATAAATGCTGGTGGAATTAGTTCCGAAGGTCTACTGGAGCAATTAGAAGATCGCAATGATGAAGATTATAGTGAATATTTAGAAGTTTTAGAAGAGACAACTGCAGATCCAGTTTTAGATTGTGATTCTGTAGAATTAAATGATAATGAAGATGGTGCAGTGAAAAGTTTAGAGATAGAAGAGACAATACAGCTTGATATTAATACGTACACACAACAAATTCAatcaaaatatagaaaaataagaCCAAAGAAAATGATAGTTGAACCATTAGAGGTGCCTACAACTTATAATATCATAAAAACTTCACCTTTTAAGAGTAGAACAGTTGACACACCAATTTTTGTTTCTACACCAGCAGCAAACAGTACtattaaaaattcttccaaAATAGAA AATAATTATGACCAAGTTTACTTGGCACCAGAAGGGAAAAGTAGTATAGAACTATTTTTTGATAGCATGGCACAAACTGTTAAACGACTCCCTTCAAAAGCACAAGCTGATATTAAAATGaacatttgtaaaattgtaacagAAGCAGAGCTCAGATATTCTGGACATAATACACCACAAAGTACTCAACAATTTATTGCACCACCTGGAATGATTCCTAAATTAGTTCTGATTCCATGTAATATGATTGATGCACAGAACAATAAGGGTTAA